The Thermogemmatispora onikobensis genome contains a region encoding:
- a CDS encoding sigma-70 family RNA polymerase sigma factor: MDSTLRASGALSLGAVAQPARHIRRKRGSRPEESAEAISSRSHTQSGQGAVTGEQLLHGQVQGAAVEAISDTALVELVLSGEQDAFSVLVERYKDAVYNLAYRMLGNVTEAEDVTQEAFVRAYMQLTSYKPAHKFSTWLLSIASHLAIDQFRRRRFLARSLEEVPFLEWIIDHGSSPEQSALEGEQHDEIQRYLQRLPAKYRAVIVLRYWYDLSYEEIASALKLTPALVKARLHRARELLARYMQQEDAKEGEVDALPRR, encoded by the coding sequence ATGGACTCGACACTACGAGCATCAGGAGCGCTGAGTCTTGGAGCAGTGGCCCAACCAGCGCGCCATATACGTCGCAAGCGAGGAAGTCGGCCCGAGGAAAGCGCAGAGGCTATTTCCAGCCGGAGCCATACACAAAGTGGACAGGGAGCCGTCACGGGGGAGCAGCTCCTGCACGGACAGGTACAAGGGGCAGCTGTGGAGGCGATCAGCGATACGGCGCTGGTCGAGCTTGTGCTGTCAGGCGAGCAAGATGCCTTCAGCGTGCTCGTCGAGCGCTACAAAGATGCAGTATACAACCTGGCCTACCGTATGTTAGGCAACGTGACTGAGGCCGAGGATGTCACCCAGGAAGCCTTCGTCCGTGCCTACATGCAACTGACCAGCTACAAGCCTGCTCATAAGTTCAGCACCTGGCTGCTCTCGATCGCCTCACATCTGGCCATCGACCAGTTCAGGCGGCGGCGCTTTTTGGCCAGATCGCTGGAAGAAGTGCCGTTCCTTGAATGGATCATCGACCACGGCAGCAGCCCCGAGCAGTCTGCGCTAGAGGGTGAGCAGCATGATGAGATTCAGCGCTATCTGCAGCGTCTCCCGGCCAAGTACCGCGCGGTGATTGTCCTGCGCTACTGGTACGATCTATCCTATGAGGAGATTGCCAGCGCACTCAAGCTGACACCCGCCCTGGTGAAAGCACGCCTGCACCGAGCACGTGAGCTGCTCGCGCGCTATATGCAGCAGGAAGATGCAAAGGAGGGAGAGGTCGATGCGCTGCCGCGACGCTAG